The nucleotide sequence gaatgaattattattgaatatttttccatttcagtgGATTTTTTTACCCGATCCTGCGATTCGCAAAAAGTTAGTCGTACCACCGCCGGGTCGTGTTGATTATCGTCCGTTATGTTTCTGTCACAGAGAATTGATAGATATTGGATACGTGTGTTCCGTTTGTTTGTCTAGTAAGgaaatcaaatttgatacaTTAATGTAGTGTGTAttaatttattctattttcaTGTGTTTTCcgtgttttttttgtagttttctgCAAATTTACTCCGATATGTACTACTTGCGAGTACGTATAACAATATAACCATTAATTTAGACTTATTCTCCTGTAGTGGTGTAAAAATGtcgatttgtgttttttttttcaatttcagagttGTATTCAAAACACCCGCACCTTTGCAAGGAAAagcgaagaaaaagaagaaataatcaTTTCCTATGAAAGTTTTTGTActcaagtttttcattaaagtttttttaatttcatggtTTTTTTTCGATTGGCTAGtatgataatgaaaaaaattagatatttaCATCTGTATTTGTTTAAATCATAACAACTAGataaatacttatttttaaaaaaactaacaaaataTTATCGCTGGAACGGATAATAATCAGCAGTCAAATTGAGTTTGACACGTCTTCTCGTCATTCTTCGGGTGAATGCTTGCGCCTTTTCAACCAGCTCAACAACTTGAggtctgaaaaatgaataaaatacgGAAATAGAATTCAAGCAAAAACTATTCGGCCATAAAtgcgaaaattgaaattgtacctATAGGGTACAGGTTTCATTTCATCTTCGAaagtacaattttcaaaatctatctCCGCCTCCTCCTTTGGAAGAAATGTATGTTTTATTACATCAACATCTCGAGTATATTCATTATATAAGTCAGGTATCAATGCTTTGGGCATATGAAGTTCATAAAGGAAGAAACTGTGAAGAGAATTACGCTATAAAATTTATcgtttgaaatgaataaaagtaGGAAATCGAAATTCATGTACTCACTTTCCTGACCAATGTGGTactttgtttttggaaaatcgatatggtgttttttgtaagcctaaaaaatataaattccgCAAGAAACCGCCTCGTTTAAAAACACCTTGGGCACATCGTTTGAGAGCGGTGGCAACTTCTTCCTGAAATCAACATGATTAAACAATAGAAAACTCTACTCTGCTGTGGGAAAAGCTCGTGAACTTACCTTAGGTGCATCTTTTACAACCAGAACGCATTCATAAATAAAAGGTTTTAATGGTCTTCCTAAATTCAATCTACTCACAGTATTCATGATTAATCGTTAAATATTAAGAACAATACTGTGAATCATTCACTCGCAATGTCGAAAGTAAAAACTGGAATTACTTATAACtggaatacatattttttatcacacgaaattttatcaaaaaaaattaaaaacaaaaaaatttctcaagtatttcaatgtttcttttttcacgACAATCAtttgtcaagatttttttaatgaacgaatctaatttgaactttgaactttaaatCAAGCAGTGAATAATGATATGAATGGTCAGATTCATTATCCCCTTACCTTAAAATATAAACAAAGCAAACAAGTTAGTTAGCAAGTTTCAAAAAGCAGTGTACATAAGAGAAAATGACGGAAAATTGATCTCTCAAAACATtatctaaaatcaaaattcgaaaatgtaatccaattttgaaacttgtaagTTGTAAGGAATACCTTGAGGTCcttgagaatttcatttttattaaatttcccAGAACAATacatatgcaaaaaaaatataatactaTAAAAATTCTTATCGCCGAAATTTCTTTATGCTCGAATTCcctcttgttttattttttattttttatgagcATGAGCAACACTGTAGGAACCATGTTGTTGAGTTGGATTTTATTTTCCTCTTCGTTCCTGGGTGGGTGCAACAAAAGCGAAAAGAAAAGAACCAATTGGTTTGACGGTTTAATTCTACGAAGAAGCCATTTTGATTTGTTTAGTTGAACGAGTATCGTTGTGAAACGCATATTTCTAAGAGATTTTATTTATACAGATACTTTTAATTCAAGGAGATACTTATTCCATTCATCAGCTAGAAAGTGGATTCAATATTGGTTTGTGAAATTAGTTGTGTCACGGTGTACAAATTCAATTGTTAGAAATGGCGTGTGCAACTTTGAAACGTTCGCTTGATTTTGATCCAGTGCATACCCATGTTAATCCCACTAAACGACAAAGATGTGCCCCTATGGTTATATCTCCATCGAGTTCGCCTCCAAGTTCGAGAAACGAACACAGCAATTCGGTTTTTTCTGGAGTGTGCCCCAAAATGTCACCCGGTGAGTAAACTGCCTCTGTTGACCAATTCATTATCATTACTACATTTAAATTTACGACGGATTGTGCCGTATCGATAAATGGTATTTCATGTATTATGAATTATGATCACTTTCTTGACGTAAGAAAAAACTATCAATACGAGACTGATAACGTCATTGTCTTGATTGGGTGCCTGCATAGTGCAGTTGAATGCACTCCCAAGTGAATTTGAGATGCATTTGCACTACATACTATAACGGCGTATAGCGTATTCTCATGTATCATTAATTTTAATCTTATTATTTCCTGTCAGTTTTCAACGATATACTTTCCGTCTAGATGATCCAAACTCATCTAGATTTTCTGATTACGATGTTGCAGAAATGATGGCCGCTGGTATTCGTGAAGAAATCCGCAGATTACACCGTAAAAAACAACTTCATTTCAATCCAAAATTAGCGGAAGGTACTAGTCCAGCTGACACATCATCCGACTCTCCAGGATCGCCGACGTCTTTTTCATCTGTTTTCCCAGCTAGTACTCCAGATAAACCATTGTTTACTTTCCGTCAAGTAAATATCTGAAACTTGTTATTCGTTCTGATATTTTGGTTACAATATTTTATTTGGTCCCGATGTTTGCACTAGGTAGGGTTAATATGTGAACGTTTGATAACGGAAcgagaaaatcaaatcagaGAGGAATATGATCGATTTTTAAGTATGAAATTATCGGAACAATATGAAGCATTTGTCAAGTTCTCAAATGATCAATTGCATAAACGTTTTGATGCTGGTGCAGTACCTAGTTGTAAGTATTCTTGCATAATGTCAcattgctttcatttttttcacatgagtAATACATGTTTGTTTTGCTGTGTTACAGACCTTTCTTAATTTCATTAGCCACTTGTATTACAGCTAACAAATTTGCAGTTGGTGTTAAATTATACGATATTCATTATGTAACCCTTTTATATATTTAATTTCAATGATctatattcaaaaatatatctgtaAAATTCAATCATTAACAGTTACAGATCATATCGACGTAAATGAAAGGTAATTTGTATTCGCCCGTTCGTGTAAATATGTTAAAACTTAATCATTATCTTTTTCTATGCTAAGTAAACTagacttgaaattaattttaatacttGTTATTGATTGTTTtagtttgaagttgaaatcatttttttcattagtatTAATTTTCTTGCGTTTTCATCAAATAACATGtctgactcaaaatttttccgtttttcgtTTCCTTACAAATCCCTTTTTTGTTACTAACTGTAGATAAATCAATTTTATATTCCGTTTTCATGTAATAGAATTCTTCGAAAAACCCCGAACAACTTtcatggtgaaaaatttgaatcattgtAAGTCTGAAATAGTGCACCTTCatgaaatatttaatatttCTTATGACATGATTGATTCATTTGTGAATATATTTTTCCTTTTGCTATTTTTTCCCTGTTTTTCGAGGATTACCTACGTATATCGTAATGGATGATTCGAATTATgtatttattgatttatttatttataattaaGTATTGCAAGAGCTTATAAAGtaattaattattgaaaaattttaaaagtatttctCCGTATCTTCTCGTGTTTCAAAGCATGTTTTTTAACGTATGTGAACTATGAAATTGAATTCGTTCGTGTAATGCTCTGTGATGTTCGACAGCGTAAAAATATTGCTATTCGATTTAgatacatataatgaaattttattcattgttCGCTTCACTGTTGAATTTGATGAATCATTATTCTTCACGAGCTTAAAAGTAAGTTGAATATGTACTGTTTGAATCTCATTGCATTCAAAACTCTGTATTATTATTTGTCAGCCATttcttttttaacaaattttttcttcgtgatAGAGTGATTAAAGTATAAGTTGAATAGATTTACGATTTTTCCTGAtagtgttattattattaatataaTTTCATTTATAGTAATTCATGTTACAATTATTGAAGATTATTGGTGATACATTATTTGAGAATCATTCTCTGAAAATTCGTTATACTTAAATGAACGTAATTTTTCATGTGGCAAATACGTGTgcagtcgtgtttttttttcaaattagttaGCGGGGTTATAGTCTTTCTAATTATATTTTACTGATATTCATAATATTTAACCAAATATGTATCATAAGATAATCGGTTGTATAACTGCCATTTTTTAATTGACTttcacgtttgaatttttttaatgcgcGTAAAACTGTATAAAATTCGTTTCGATGACCATGTTATGTTAGAGcgccttcaaaattttcaaatgatctgGGAATTCCCGAGTACTCTCCGAATAGGAAATTTGAAACAAGGCTTAAATGTATAAAACCAACTTCTATTCATAAAACCTCTGCCGTATAagtttcctttttgaaaaaaattctcaagttttcaaatttcttgaaaatttttaaaacgtttgtGCGAACCTGTTACTATTATCCTCGAAAAAATTTGgcattgttcaaaattttattttgtaattggCTTTTTAACTagtgtatttatttcattttgcgAAAATATGAGATGTTTATTAAGTACGAGCTTCGTTTTAGCTGGAGTAATGCAATTTGTTGTTGTTTAACTTATGAATTGCTCAATATTTTACGATACCTACCTTATGTTAGATCTAGCTTATTATGTTAAGGTATTTTTATACTTTGTTGACGATCTtctcctccccccctccctgttacgatttattcgaaattacatttgtttggaaaataattGTAGAATGCTACGACCTACACCACGATAAGTTAAAAGAATCCTTTTTATCCATGATGAAGCTGATTCAATTCAAGTGATCCGATTATTATAGATTTAAGACGGAGTAATTTTAATTGTGTATATATATAAATATCTATTATATTATTATGTTTAGGATTTGTTCATTGAttataagtttgattttttcttgaaacataataaagtaattttgtaataaaatgatGAGTTACTAAGCTAATACCAATACCTGCATACTACCTAG is from Planococcus citri chromosome 1, ihPlaCitr1.1, whole genome shotgun sequence and encodes:
- the akirin gene encoding akirin isoform X1; the encoded protein is MACATLKRSLDFDPVHTHVNPTKRQRCAPMVISPSSSPPSSRNEHSNSVFSGVCPKMSPDDPNSSRFSDYDVAEMMAAGIREEIRRLHRKKQLHFNPKLAEGTSPADTSSDSPGSPTSFSSVFPASTPDKPLFTFRQVGLICERLITERENQIREEYDRFLSMKLSEQYEAFVKFSNDQLHKRFDAGAVPSYLS
- the LOC135832331 gene encoding small ribosomal subunit protein bS6m-like, whose protein sequence is MNTVSRLNLGRPLKPFIYECVLVVKDAPKEEVATALKRCAQGVFKRGGFLRNLYFLGLQKTPYRFSKNKVPHWSGNFFLYELHMPKALIPDLYNEYTRDVDVIKHTFLPKEEAEIDFENCTFEDEMKPVPYRPQVVELVEKAQAFTRRMTRRRVKLNLTADYYPFQR
- the akirin gene encoding akirin-2 isoform X2, with product MACATLKRSLDFDPVHTHVNPTKRQRCAPMVISPSSSPPSSRNEHSNSVFSGVCPKMSPEMMAAGIREEIRRLHRKKQLHFNPKLAEGTSPADTSSDSPGSPTSFSSVFPASTPDKPLFTFRQVGLICERLITERENQIREEYDRFLSMKLSEQYEAFVKFSNDQLHKRFDAGAVPSYLS